A region of Deltaproteobacteria bacterium DNA encodes the following proteins:
- a CDS encoding methylenetetrahydrofolate reductase C-terminal domain-containing protein, with product MIVADRKKIPEIRDMVKEHRRVLLVGCGTCVTVCLAGGERETGILGSALRMALRLQGHGDVAVDECTIERQCEDAFIDLLAPRVSDYDAICSLGCGAGVQALAERFPRMPVYPGLNTQFMGILESQGVWTEKCSGCGNCRLGEFAGICPITRCAKRLFNGPCGGSRDGKCEVHPDLGCGWQLIHDRAANLRILGRFERIVPAHDWSTGQDGGPRKVVREDQCIAGLCSRD from the coding sequence ATGATCGTCGCCGACCGCAAGAAGATCCCGGAGATCCGCGACATGGTAAAGGAACACCGCCGCGTGCTGCTGGTGGGATGCGGCACCTGCGTCACCGTCTGCCTGGCCGGCGGGGAACGGGAAACCGGCATTCTCGGCTCGGCGTTGCGCATGGCCCTGCGGCTCCAGGGCCACGGGGACGTGGCGGTCGACGAGTGCACCATCGAGCGGCAGTGCGAGGACGCCTTCATCGACCTCCTCGCCCCGCGGGTTTCCGACTACGACGCGATCTGCTCGCTGGGATGCGGTGCGGGCGTCCAGGCGTTGGCCGAGCGGTTTCCCAGGATGCCCGTCTACCCGGGGCTGAACACGCAATTCATGGGGATCCTCGAATCGCAGGGTGTCTGGACGGAGAAGTGCAGCGGCTGCGGGAATTGCCGTCTCGGCGAATTCGCGGGGATCTGCCCCATCACGCGCTGCGCCAAGCGGCTGTTCAACGGGCCGTGCGGCGGGTCGCGGGACGGAAAATGCGAGGTGCATCCGGACCTGGGTTGCGGCTGGCAACTGATCCACGACCGTGCCGCCAACCTGAGGATACTCGGTCGCTTCGAACGGATCGTGCCTGCGCACGACTGGTCGACCGGCCAGGACGGCGGCCCCCGCAAAGTGGTCCGGGAAGATCAGTGCATCGCCGGCCTGTGCTCACGCGACTGA
- a CDS encoding NAD(P)H-dependent oxidoreductase subunit E, which translates to MTLPDTKSPTAAGSGGNAPCGAVLVCGGGVAGIQASLDLSAAGFRVYLVEESPTIGGGMARLDKTFPTGDCATCIISPKLVECMRDYNVEVMTMADVASLEGEPGRFTAEVRKRPRGVIPSRCTGCGDCWEACPVRNVAQPTPAFRPSERLAADDAAWIDGILDRYRGDPGPLIPILQDVSDDRRYLPRPVLEHVSERLGIPMVEILRVASFYNAFSLEPVGRHVVEVCLGTACFVRGSGLLMERLEGEIGVRMGGTDPQGRFTLRSVRCIGCCALAPAMRIGGITFGKVRLDGVAEILERFQ; encoded by the coding sequence ATGACGCTTCCGGATACGAAATCTCCGACCGCGGCCGGAAGCGGCGGCAACGCCCCCTGCGGGGCGGTGCTGGTGTGCGGAGGAGGCGTCGCCGGAATCCAGGCCTCGCTGGATCTCTCGGCGGCGGGATTCCGGGTCTACCTGGTGGAAGAGAGCCCGACGATCGGCGGCGGCATGGCGCGACTCGACAAGACCTTCCCGACCGGGGACTGCGCCACGTGCATCATCTCGCCCAAGCTGGTGGAGTGCATGCGGGACTACAACGTCGAAGTGATGACGATGGCCGACGTGGCCTCGCTTGAGGGGGAGCCGGGACGGTTCACCGCGGAGGTGCGGAAGCGGCCGCGGGGGGTGATCCCCTCCCGGTGCACCGGCTGCGGAGATTGCTGGGAGGCTTGCCCGGTTCGGAACGTGGCCCAGCCGACGCCCGCCTTCCGACCCTCCGAGCGGTTGGCCGCCGATGATGCGGCCTGGATCGACGGCATCCTCGACCGGTACCGGGGGGATCCGGGGCCGCTGATCCCTATCCTGCAGGACGTAAGCGACGACCGGCGGTATCTGCCCCGCCCCGTGCTGGAACACGTGTCGGAACGCCTCGGGATCCCGATGGTCGAGATTCTCCGGGTGGCCAGTTTCTACAACGCCTTCAGCCTGGAGCCGGTCGGGCGGCACGTCGTGGAGGTCTGCCTCGGAACCGCGTGCTTCGTGCGCGGGTCGGGGCTGCTCATGGAACGCCTGGAGGGGGAGATCGGCGTCCGGATGGGAGGCACCGATCCGCAAGGACGCTTCACGCTCCGCTCGGTCCGCTGCATCGGCTGCTGCGCGCTGGCCCCGGCCATGCGCATCGGCGGCATCACCTTCGGGAAGGTCCGGCTCGACGGGGTCGCGGAGATCCTGGAGCGGTTCCAATGA
- a CDS encoding VOC family protein, whose product MANPFVHFELMTGDVDKAKAFYGALFGWKLGYFPGMNYMTVKVGKGTCGGVRSCLGPEVSPQWLPHVHVEDIADTLAKARALGATVMKEATEVPGMGRCGILVDPGGAILALWQSKT is encoded by the coding sequence ATGGCGAACCCGTTCGTTCACTTCGAACTGATGACCGGAGACGTCGACAAGGCGAAGGCATTCTACGGAGCTCTGTTCGGCTGGAAACTGGGGTATTTTCCGGGAATGAACTACATGACCGTCAAGGTCGGCAAGGGGACCTGCGGAGGGGTGAGATCGTGTTTGGGGCCGGAGGTTTCGCCGCAGTGGCTCCCCCACGTCCATGTCGAGGACATCGCGGACACGCTCGCCAAGGCCCGGGCGCTGGGCGCCACCGTGATGAAGGAGGCCACCGAAGTGCCGGGGATGGGACGGTGCGGCATCCTGGTCGACCCTGGCGGGGCCATCCTCGCGCTCTGGCAGTCCAAGACGTAA
- the nuoF gene encoding NADH-quinone oxidoreductase subunit NuoF: MTELLRTQADLDRAAALGRETLYPARLKVLVGSASCGLAAGAQAVEEAALETVTRLGLDAVVARTGCIGFCQREPLVDLLLPDGPRITYANVTAKSIRNLLESYAAGGALPAGAALCRWQREEHVADGTLHVYPAAANGAGQIPEGATLPFYRRQRRVILRNCGSIDPMRLEEGLARGAYRGALRALTQMTPEEVIAEIRESGLRGRGGAGFPTGRKWETARRAQGDVKYVVCNADEGDPGAFMDRSVLESDPHAVLEGMLVASYAIGAREGYLYIRSEYPLAVSTVTHAIREAEARGLLGDGIFGSGHGFRVRVRRGAGAFVCGEETALIASIEGRSGEPRPRPPFPAESGLWGKPTVINNVKTWASVGPILSRGAAWYAADGTDRNRGTTVFALVGAVKNTGLVEIPLGLTLREMVLEIGGGIRGKRALKAVQTGGPSGGCLPASLLDLPIDYERLSEAGSMMGSGGMIAIDAGTCMVDLARFFLAFTADESCGKCTPCREGTGHMLRILSRICEGAGVPEDLAVLERLARTLKSASLCGLGGTAPNPVLSALRYFREEFEEHIHRKRCPAGVCRALVRFRIDEALCTGCGRCIEVCPVGAIRGELKSAHAIDLALCTRCGACRAVCPVDAVESAGRDHEKAVRGGT; encoded by the coding sequence ATGACCGAACTCCTCCGCACGCAGGCCGACCTCGATCGCGCCGCCGCGCTGGGCCGGGAAACCCTCTACCCCGCGCGGCTGAAGGTCCTGGTCGGATCGGCCAGCTGCGGGCTGGCGGCCGGCGCGCAGGCGGTGGAAGAGGCCGCGCTCGAAACGGTTACGCGGCTGGGGCTGGACGCGGTCGTCGCGCGGACGGGGTGCATCGGGTTCTGCCAGCGCGAGCCTCTGGTCGACCTGCTGCTCCCCGACGGTCCGAGGATCACGTACGCCAACGTGACGGCGAAGTCGATCCGCAATCTCCTGGAATCGTACGCGGCCGGAGGGGCGCTCCCGGCGGGCGCGGCCCTTTGCCGCTGGCAGCGCGAGGAGCACGTGGCCGACGGGACGCTCCACGTATATCCCGCGGCGGCCAACGGGGCCGGGCAGATCCCCGAGGGGGCCACCCTGCCGTTCTATCGGCGGCAGCGGCGCGTGATCCTGCGCAACTGCGGCTCGATCGATCCGATGCGCCTGGAGGAAGGCCTTGCGCGCGGCGCGTACCGCGGCGCCCTCCGCGCCCTGACGCAGATGACGCCCGAGGAGGTAATTGCCGAGATCCGCGAGTCGGGCCTTCGGGGCCGCGGCGGAGCGGGGTTCCCCACGGGACGGAAATGGGAGACCGCGCGCCGGGCGCAGGGCGACGTCAAGTACGTGGTCTGCAACGCGGACGAGGGGGACCCGGGGGCCTTCATGGACCGGAGCGTGCTGGAGAGCGATCCGCACGCGGTCCTGGAAGGGATGCTCGTCGCTTCCTACGCGATCGGGGCCCGGGAAGGATACCTCTACATCCGTTCCGAGTACCCGCTGGCCGTGTCGACCGTCACCCACGCCATCCGGGAGGCGGAAGCCCGCGGGCTGCTGGGCGACGGCATCTTCGGCAGCGGCCACGGCTTCCGCGTGCGGGTCCGCCGCGGCGCGGGAGCGTTCGTGTGCGGCGAGGAGACGGCGCTGATCGCCTCGATCGAAGGACGCTCCGGCGAGCCGCGTCCGCGCCCCCCCTTCCCGGCCGAGAGCGGCCTGTGGGGGAAGCCCACGGTCATTAACAACGTCAAGACCTGGGCCAGCGTGGGACCGATCCTCTCCCGCGGCGCGGCGTGGTACGCCGCCGACGGGACCGACCGCAACCGCGGCACCACGGTGTTCGCCCTCGTCGGAGCCGTGAAGAACACCGGCCTCGTCGAGATCCCGCTGGGGCTCACGCTGCGCGAAATGGTCCTGGAGATCGGGGGCGGAATCCGCGGCAAGCGGGCGCTGAAGGCGGTCCAGACGGGCGGGCCGTCGGGCGGCTGCCTCCCGGCCTCGTTGCTCGACCTGCCCATCGACTACGAACGTCTGAGCGAGGCGGGCTCCATGATGGGATCGGGGGGGATGATCGCCATCGACGCGGGAACCTGCATGGTCGATCTCGCGCGTTTCTTCCTCGCCTTCACGGCGGACGAGTCGTGCGGCAAGTGCACCCCTTGCCGCGAAGGGACCGGCCACATGCTCCGGATCCTCTCCCGGATCTGCGAGGGGGCCGGCGTCCCGGAGGACCTGGCGGTCCTGGAACGGCTGGCGCGGACCCTGAAATCGGCCTCGCTGTGCGGGCTGGGGGGCACGGCCCCGAACCCCGTCCTTTCGGCCCTGCGGTATTTCCGGGAGGAGTTCGAGGAGCACATCCACCGGAAGCGGTGTCCCGCCGGGGTCTGCCGCGCCCTCGTCCGGTTCCGGATCGACGAGGCGCTGTGCACCGGGTGCGGGCGGTGCATCGAAGTGTGTCCGGTAGGCGCGATCCGGGGCGAGCTCAAATCGGCGCACGCGATCGACCTGGCCCTTTGCACCCGTTGCGGCGCGTGCCGCGCGGTCTGCCCTGTCGACGCCGTCGAAAGCGCCGGACGGGACCACGAAAAGGCGGTGAGAGGCGGAACATGA
- a CDS encoding CoB--CoM heterodisulfide reductase iron-sulfur subunit B family protein produces the protein MKYAFFPGCSLESTARPFDLSTRAVCRALGIALEEIPDWACCGSTPAHASSDSLAVALPAFNLRKAQDAGLPVMVACASCYARLRTANHRIGREPEDRRRAERVTGRPYDGGVEVRHVLDVLVNRLGADRIRSKVVRPLAGWKVACYYGCLLTRPPEVVAFDDPEHPACIDVLAEAAGAETVDWPFRTECCGASLSMTHPEVVGRLVHRLLGMAQEAGANLVAVACPLCQVNLDLRQAEAAKAHGPLRPMPVLYITQLLGLALGLSPEALGIDPRTVGPGMPPPDLAAGAIGAGGGNR, from the coding sequence TTGAAGTACGCGTTCTTTCCCGGCTGCAGCCTCGAGTCCACGGCGCGCCCGTTCGACCTCTCCACCCGGGCGGTGTGCCGCGCGCTGGGGATCGCGCTGGAGGAGATCCCGGATTGGGCCTGCTGCGGCTCGACGCCCGCGCACGCCAGCAGCGATTCCCTCGCCGTCGCCCTGCCGGCGTTCAACCTCCGGAAGGCGCAGGACGCGGGGCTGCCGGTGATGGTCGCCTGCGCGTCCTGCTACGCCCGGCTGCGGACCGCAAACCACCGGATCGGCCGCGAGCCGGAAGACCGCCGCCGCGCCGAGCGGGTCACGGGCCGCCCCTACGACGGCGGGGTCGAGGTGCGGCACGTGCTGGACGTGCTCGTGAACCGGCTGGGAGCGGACCGGATCCGCTCGAAGGTGGTCCGGCCGCTGGCCGGGTGGAAGGTGGCCTGCTACTACGGGTGCCTGTTGACCCGCCCGCCGGAGGTCGTCGCCTTCGACGATCCGGAACACCCTGCCTGCATTGACGTTCTGGCGGAGGCCGCGGGGGCGGAGACCGTGGATTGGCCGTTCCGGACGGAGTGCTGCGGGGCCAGCCTGTCCATGACGCACCCCGAGGTCGTGGGCCGCCTGGTCCACAGGCTCCTGGGGATGGCGCAGGAAGCCGGGGCGAACCTCGTGGCGGTCGCCTGTCCCCTGTGCCAGGTCAACCTCGACCTGCGCCAGGCCGAAGCGGCGAAGGCCCACGGCCCGCTGCGGCCCATGCCGGTCCTGTACATCACGCAACTGCTGGGCCTCGCGCTGGGACTTTCCCCGGAGGCCCTGGGAATCGATCCCAGGACGGTCGGCCCCGGCATGCCGCCGCCCGACCTCGCCGCCGGGGCGATCGGCGCCGGGGGAGGGAACCGATGA
- a CDS encoding hydrogenase iron-sulfur subunit, giving the protein MNGEPLILAFCCHYCAYAAADLAGSMRLQYPGNVRVLRLPCTGKLEVNFVLAAFERGVDGVIVAGCLEGGCHFLEGNLRARRRVERARELLAEIGLEPERLEMFNLSSAEGTRFAEIATTMVERVKALGRSPLRPEPKRIEHEIQEISRQADAMLAGEKR; this is encoded by the coding sequence ATGAACGGCGAACCGTTGATCCTGGCGTTCTGCTGCCACTACTGCGCCTACGCGGCGGCGGACCTGGCCGGCTCGATGCGCCTGCAATACCCCGGGAATGTCCGAGTGCTGCGGCTGCCTTGCACCGGCAAGCTGGAGGTGAACTTCGTGCTGGCGGCGTTCGAACGCGGCGTCGACGGGGTCATCGTGGCCGGGTGCCTCGAGGGGGGCTGCCATTTCCTGGAAGGAAATCTGCGGGCCCGCCGGCGGGTCGAGCGGGCCCGGGAACTGCTCGCCGAGATCGGCCTGGAGCCGGAGCGGCTGGAGATGTTCAACCTGTCGTCCGCGGAGGGCACCCGGTTCGCCGAAATCGCGACGACCATGGTGGAACGCGTGAAGGCGTTGGGCCGGAGCCCGCTGCGTCCGGAACCGAAACGCATCGAACACGAAATCCAGGAAATCAGCCGGCAGGCGGATGCGATGCTGGCGGGAGAAAAACGATGA
- a CDS encoding FAD-dependent oxidoreductase, with the protein MSASSSDRVRVTLDGRTAEVARGATILDAARQMAVAIPTLCHYRGLSPYGACRVCVVEIDAAGGPRLVAACTHPVEDGLVVRTDTDAVRESRNTVLELLLAQAPESEELAGIAAGLGVRSTPFEPAAKGKCVLCGLCVSACGDLMGRGAIGLYGRGGRRAVSTAFGEPTDQCQACGACAFVCPAGAIDLSTITSRRVKPHVTAFDKHLTARPCIDLAHPQASPRVPAIDRESCVHFTTGECGLCEKVCQAGAIDYGQPEETVRLEVGAVVLTPGFEAFDARRRGEFGFGFAANVLTNVQFERLLSASGPTGGHVLRPSDGRPPARLAFIQCVGSRDTGCDNDYCSSVCCMAATKEAILAKEHVPGLDVTVFFLDLRAFGKDFDRYYERARNQLGVRYLRSFISRTYEMPGTKNLRVVYATPGMKPAEEEFDMIVLSLGLEPSATLREQAGRMQVVLNRWGFAQTGELHPLDTSRPGVFVGGAFQEPKDIPDTVMQASAAASRAMALLAPARGTRMRTKSYPQQRDIADEPPRVGVFICHCGSNIASVVDVERVVRNTRELPDVILAESHTYTCEDDTQKLIRERIAAHRLNRIVVASCTPRTHEPIFRETLRDAGLNPYLLEMANIRDQCSWVHSGEPEKATDKAVDLVRMAAARAARLQPLTEATVPVNNAALVVGGGIAGMTAALALADQGFPVHLVEKTGELGGTSLRHHRTLDGQDVGKYVADTIVRVRGHKWVKVHLNTRVSKVGGHVGEFSSTLVADRGTDSVRHGVVVVATGATEHRPLSYGYGSGDRILTQLELGDRLGRGEIALPDHPTIAMIQCVEQRTTERPYCSRVCCTSAVRNALLLKERYPGARIIVLYRDMRTFGFREAAYREAREKGVLFVRYDPALPPSLTVGGRLELRVREPSLGRDLALAPDLVVLAAPMIPRADRQELSELLRVPLNADGFFLEAHMKLRPVDFASEGLFLCGTAHAPKFLGEAIAQAHAVAGRAASILTRKKMRVSGQTAWVDPDKCISCLTCVHVCPYMAPRVNEFQKAEVQGAVCMGCGSCTAECPAMAVTLRHYVDRQILAAIDGLLRTEPAAAAWEPRYPEQVGVATPRWHKSRGDG; encoded by the coding sequence ATGAGCGCATCCTCGTCGGATCGGGTTCGGGTCACCCTCGACGGCCGTACCGCGGAAGTCGCCCGCGGGGCGACGATCCTCGACGCCGCCCGCCAGATGGCCGTCGCGATCCCCACGCTCTGCCACTACCGCGGCCTCTCGCCGTACGGGGCCTGCCGGGTCTGCGTGGTGGAGATCGACGCGGCGGGGGGACCCAGGCTGGTGGCCGCGTGCACCCACCCGGTGGAAGACGGCCTCGTCGTGCGCACCGACACCGACGCCGTGCGGGAGTCGCGGAACACGGTCCTCGAGCTGCTGCTGGCGCAGGCCCCCGAATCGGAGGAGCTGGCCGGTATCGCCGCCGGGCTCGGGGTCCGCTCCACCCCCTTCGAGCCGGCCGCAAAGGGAAAGTGCGTCCTCTGCGGGCTGTGCGTCTCGGCGTGCGGCGACCTGATGGGGCGGGGGGCGATCGGCCTGTACGGACGCGGCGGGCGGCGGGCCGTGTCGACGGCGTTCGGCGAGCCCACCGACCAGTGCCAGGCGTGCGGGGCGTGCGCCTTCGTCTGTCCCGCGGGAGCGATCGACCTGTCCACCATCACGTCGCGCCGGGTGAAACCCCACGTGACGGCCTTCGACAAGCACCTGACCGCCAGGCCGTGCATCGACCTGGCACACCCCCAGGCTTCCCCCCGCGTTCCGGCGATCGACCGGGAGAGCTGCGTCCACTTCACGACGGGCGAATGCGGCCTGTGCGAAAAGGTCTGCCAGGCCGGCGCCATCGACTACGGCCAGCCGGAGGAAACCGTCCGCCTGGAGGTCGGCGCCGTGGTCCTGACGCCCGGGTTCGAGGCGTTCGACGCAAGGCGGCGGGGCGAGTTCGGGTTCGGCTTCGCGGCGAACGTGCTCACGAACGTGCAGTTCGAACGGCTCCTGTCGGCCTCCGGCCCCACCGGCGGACACGTCCTGCGCCCCAGCGACGGGCGCCCTCCGGCCCGGCTGGCCTTCATCCAGTGCGTGGGGTCACGCGACACGGGATGCGACAACGACTACTGCTCCTCGGTCTGCTGCATGGCCGCGACCAAGGAGGCGATCCTGGCCAAGGAGCACGTGCCGGGCCTGGACGTGACCGTCTTCTTCCTCGACCTGCGCGCCTTCGGCAAGGATTTCGACCGTTACTACGAACGGGCGCGGAACCAGCTGGGCGTCCGGTACCTGCGCTCGTTCATCTCCCGGACGTACGAGATGCCCGGGACGAAGAACCTGCGCGTCGTCTACGCGACTCCCGGGATGAAGCCGGCCGAGGAGGAGTTCGACATGATCGTGCTTTCCCTCGGCCTGGAGCCCAGCGCAACGCTGCGGGAACAGGCCGGGCGGATGCAGGTCGTGCTGAACCGGTGGGGGTTCGCGCAAACCGGCGAGCTCCACCCGCTGGACACGTCCCGCCCGGGGGTGTTCGTGGGCGGCGCTTTCCAGGAGCCCAAGGACATCCCCGACACGGTGATGCAGGCCAGCGCCGCGGCGTCCCGGGCCATGGCCCTGCTGGCTCCGGCGCGCGGCACGCGCATGCGGACCAAGAGCTATCCGCAGCAACGCGACATCGCGGACGAGCCGCCGCGCGTGGGCGTGTTCATCTGCCATTGCGGAAGCAACATCGCCTCGGTGGTCGACGTCGAGCGTGTGGTCCGGAACACGCGGGAACTGCCGGATGTGATCCTCGCGGAAAGCCACACCTACACGTGCGAGGACGACACGCAGAAGCTCATCCGGGAGCGGATCGCCGCGCACCGGCTGAACCGGATCGTCGTGGCCTCGTGCACTCCTCGGACCCACGAGCCCATTTTCCGCGAAACGTTGCGCGACGCCGGTCTCAACCCCTACCTGCTGGAAATGGCCAACATCCGCGACCAATGCTCCTGGGTCCACTCCGGAGAGCCGGAAAAGGCGACGGACAAGGCGGTCGACCTCGTCCGCATGGCGGCGGCGCGCGCGGCGCGCCTGCAGCCGCTTACGGAAGCCACCGTCCCCGTGAACAACGCCGCCCTCGTGGTCGGCGGCGGAATCGCCGGGATGACGGCCGCCCTGGCGTTGGCCGACCAGGGGTTTCCCGTACATCTCGTCGAGAAAACCGGGGAGCTCGGGGGAACTTCCCTCCGGCATCACCGGACGCTGGACGGCCAGGACGTGGGGAAATACGTCGCCGACACGATCGTCCGGGTCCGCGGCCACAAATGGGTCAAGGTCCACCTCAACACCCGCGTGAGCAAGGTCGGAGGGCATGTCGGCGAGTTCTCCTCGACGCTGGTCGCAGACCGCGGCACCGACAGCGTCCGGCACGGCGTGGTCGTGGTGGCCACCGGCGCCACGGAACACCGGCCCCTGTCGTACGGGTACGGCAGCGGCGATCGGATTCTGACGCAGCTGGAACTCGGGGATCGCCTGGGACGGGGAGAGATCGCGCTGCCGGATCATCCCACGATCGCGATGATCCAGTGCGTGGAGCAGCGGACCACGGAACGGCCCTACTGCAGCCGCGTTTGCTGCACCAGCGCCGTAAGGAATGCGTTGCTCCTCAAGGAACGGTACCCCGGCGCGCGGATCATCGTCCTCTATCGCGACATGCGGACCTTCGGCTTCCGGGAGGCGGCGTACCGCGAGGCGCGCGAGAAAGGGGTTCTGTTCGTCCGCTACGACCCCGCGCTGCCGCCGTCCCTTACGGTCGGCGGACGCCTGGAACTGCGGGTGCGGGAACCGTCGCTGGGGCGGGATCTTGCGCTTGCGCCGGACCTGGTGGTGCTGGCCGCCCCCATGATCCCGCGCGCGGACCGGCAGGAACTTTCGGAACTGCTGCGCGTCCCCCTGAATGCCGACGGCTTCTTCCTGGAAGCCCACATGAAGCTTCGACCGGTGGATTTCGCCAGCGAGGGGCTGTTCCTCTGCGGCACGGCCCACGCCCCGAAGTTCTTAGGCGAAGCGATCGCCCAGGCCCATGCGGTGGCGGGCCGTGCCGCGTCCATCCTCACCCGGAAAAAGATGCGGGTGAGCGGCCAAACCGCCTGGGTGGATCCGGACAAATGCATCTCCTGCCTGACGTGCGTGCACGTCTGCCCGTACATGGCGCCGCGCGTCAACGAGTTCCAGAAAGCCGAGGTGCAAGGCGCGGTGTGCATGGGGTGCGGCAGCTGCACGGCGGAATGCCCGGCGATGGCCGTCACGCTCCGACACTACGTGGACCGGCAGATCCTGGCCGCGATCGACGGCCTGCTGCGCACGGAACCCGCCGCCGCGGCATGGGAGCCCCGGTACCCGGAACAGGTGGGTGTCGCCACGCCGCGCTGGCACAAGAGCCGGGGGGATGGATGA